From Skermanella sp. TT6, a single genomic window includes:
- a CDS encoding SDR family oxidoreductase encodes MTEETRVALVTGASRGIGKAIATALAEAGFDLLITSRTATALETLASHLARETGQRIEILHGDLREPELAETLVETAVDMFGRLDLLVNNAGATKRGPFLDLSEDDWQDGFALKFFGAVRLARESWPHLKRTGGQVINIIGSGGRTPTAEFTIGGSVNAGLMNFTKALADQGLADGVRVNGINPGPIRTERLETRIRQFAQSHGIDTEEAASRMVQAQKVMRFGEPDEIASVVTFLAGEGGEFIHGALIDVDGGSTKGL; translated from the coding sequence ATGACGGAAGAGACGCGCGTCGCCCTGGTGACAGGAGCCAGCCGGGGGATCGGCAAGGCCATCGCCACCGCGCTGGCCGAAGCCGGCTTCGACCTGCTGATCACCTCCAGGACGGCGACCGCGCTGGAGACCCTGGCGAGCCACCTGGCCCGCGAGACCGGGCAGCGGATCGAGATCCTGCACGGCGACCTGCGCGAGCCGGAGCTTGCCGAGACGCTGGTCGAGACCGCGGTGGACATGTTCGGCCGGCTCGACCTGCTGGTCAACAATGCCGGGGCGACCAAGCGCGGGCCGTTCCTGGACCTGTCGGAGGACGACTGGCAGGACGGCTTCGCGCTGAAATTCTTCGGCGCGGTCCGGCTGGCGCGCGAATCCTGGCCCCACCTGAAGCGGACCGGCGGGCAGGTGATCAACATCATCGGCTCGGGCGGCCGGACCCCGACGGCGGAGTTCACCATCGGCGGCTCGGTCAATGCCGGCCTGATGAACTTCACCAAGGCGCTCGCCGACCAGGGGCTGGCCGACGGCGTCCGGGTCAACGGCATCAATCCCGGGCCGATCCGGACCGAGCGGCTGGAGACCCGCATCCGCCAGTTCGCGCAGTCCCACGGCATCGACACGGAGGAGGCGGCGAGCCGGATGGTGCAGGCCCAGAAGGTCATGCGGTTCGGCGAGCCCGACGAGATCGCCTCGGTCGTCACGTTCCTGGCGGGGGAGGGCGGCGAGTTCATCCACGGCGCCCTGATCGACGTGGACGGCGGCTCGACCAAGGGCCTCTGA
- a CDS encoding tetratricopeptide repeat protein, with translation MLARSDPGLPGHGYVLGMHAFGLEENGDFAAAEETGRRAVGLIPRNPWAIHAVAHVMEMQGRSGEGIAWMRDREADWAPDNLLAVHNWWHLALHHLDRCETGAVLDIYDRHVRPRPEAIGLELSDATALLWRLHLAGIDAGDRWREVADGWEPMAGDGYYAFNDMHAMMAFVAAGRDGAAGRLVATLTARAAGSGANAAMTREVGLPASLGLLAFGRGDHAAATDLLLPLTAISRRLGGSDAQRDVLSLTLLEAAQRAGRTEVARDLAARRIELKPRSRFNRLLTEKRLNLG, from the coding sequence GTGCTGGCGCGGTCCGATCCGGGCCTGCCGGGCCACGGCTACGTGCTGGGCATGCACGCCTTCGGGCTGGAGGAGAACGGCGACTTCGCGGCGGCGGAGGAGACGGGGCGCCGGGCGGTCGGGCTGATCCCGCGGAATCCCTGGGCGATCCACGCCGTCGCCCACGTGATGGAGATGCAGGGCCGCTCCGGCGAGGGCATCGCCTGGATGAGGGATCGCGAGGCGGACTGGGCGCCGGACAACCTGCTGGCGGTCCATAACTGGTGGCACCTGGCGCTCCACCATCTCGACCGCTGCGAGACCGGGGCCGTGCTGGACATCTACGACCGCCATGTCCGGCCCCGGCCGGAGGCGATCGGGCTGGAACTGTCGGACGCGACGGCGCTGCTGTGGCGGCTGCACCTGGCCGGGATCGACGCCGGCGACCGCTGGCGCGAGGTCGCCGACGGGTGGGAGCCGATGGCAGGCGATGGCTACTACGCCTTCAACGACATGCACGCCATGATGGCCTTCGTCGCGGCCGGACGGGATGGCGCCGCCGGCCGGCTGGTCGCGACCCTGACGGCCCGGGCGGCCGGATCCGGCGCCAACGCCGCCATGACCCGGGAGGTCGGCCTGCCGGCCAGCCTGGGATTGCTGGCGTTCGGCCGGGGCGACCATGCCGCCGCGACGGACCTGCTGCTGCCCCTGACGGCGATTTCCCGCCGCCTCGGCGGCAGCGATGCCCAGCGCGACGTCCTGTCATTGACCCTGCTGGAGGCGGCGCAGCGGGCCGGCCGGACGGAGGTGGCGCGTGACTTGGCGGCACGGCGGATCGAACTGAAGCCCCGCAGCCGGTTCAACCGCCTGCTCACGGAAAAACGCCTGAACCTTGGGTGA
- a CDS encoding DUF1622 domain-containing protein, with protein sequence MLAACLLLYSLFGASAAHAQEVGGFLSESRGTIVHIAELVTSGIEAVGIAVIVLGATIATALFIRDGFGAAGWNDAYERYRANLGRGILIGLELLVAADIIATVAAPLDFSTVGALGVIVLIRTFLSFSLEVEIKGRWPWQESRIRERGTDQGGKAGMTQM encoded by the coding sequence ATGCTCGCGGCCTGCCTGCTTCTCTACAGCCTGTTCGGCGCCTCCGCGGCCCACGCCCAGGAGGTCGGGGGCTTCCTGTCGGAGTCCCGGGGCACGATCGTCCACATCGCGGAACTGGTCACGAGCGGGATCGAGGCGGTCGGGATCGCCGTGATCGTCCTGGGGGCGACAATCGCCACGGCGCTTTTCATCCGGGACGGCTTCGGTGCCGCCGGCTGGAACGATGCCTACGAGCGATACCGGGCCAATCTCGGCCGCGGCATCCTGATCGGCCTGGAGCTTCTGGTCGCCGCCGACATCATCGCGACGGTCGCGGCTCCCCTGGACTTCAGCACCGTCGGCGCCCTCGGCGTGATCGTCCTGATCCGGACGTTCCTCAGCTTCTCCCTGGAGGTCGAGATCAAGGGTCGCTGGCCCTGGCAGGAGAGCCGGATCAGGGAGCGGGGAACCGACCAGGGCGGCAAAGCGGGAATGACGCAAATGTGA
- the ltrA gene encoding group II intron reverse transcriptase/maturase, whose translation MLSGLERIRQAARERKEERFTTLLTHVDTDLLRFAYRALKRDAAPGVDGMTWREYAEGLEERLADLKDRVHSGRYRAHPSRRHLIPKPDGRMRPLGIAALEDKIVQRALVEVLNAIYEEDFLGFSYGFRPGRGQHDALDALAVAIGECRVNWILDADIRAFFDSIDHMWMMRFLEHRIGDARVLRLIRKWLTVGVVDETGKRQPATAGSPQGAVASPLLANVYLHYVYDLWVRQWRQRHATGTMAVVRYADDTVVGFEHRSDAERFLADLRERLARFALELNADKTRLIEFGRQAAADRARRGAGKPETFDFLGFTHICGRSRRGGFLLKRQTRRQRKQAKLKEIKEELRRRRHQGIPEQGRWLGQVMSGFYAYFAVPTNYRALANLRYHVGVLWMRALRRRSQKDKTPWESSRALPITGCHGRASSIPGPETAFASNTQGGSRMP comes from the coding sequence GTGCTCTCGGGGCTGGAGCGCATACGTCAAGCGGCACGGGAGCGAAAGGAGGAGCGGTTCACCACCCTTCTGACGCACGTGGATACCGACCTGCTGCGCTTTGCCTATCGGGCATTGAAGCGGGACGCGGCTCCGGGTGTGGACGGAATGACGTGGCGGGAGTACGCGGAGGGGCTGGAGGAACGGCTGGCGGACCTGAAGGACCGCGTGCATTCCGGCCGCTACCGGGCGCATCCGTCACGCCGGCATCTCATCCCCAAGCCGGACGGCCGGATGCGGCCGCTCGGGATCGCGGCGCTGGAGGACAAGATCGTCCAGCGGGCGCTGGTGGAGGTGCTGAACGCCATCTACGAGGAAGACTTCCTCGGCTTCTCCTACGGCTTCCGGCCGGGACGGGGGCAGCACGACGCGCTCGACGCGTTGGCGGTGGCGATCGGCGAGTGCCGGGTGAACTGGATCCTGGATGCAGACATCCGGGCGTTCTTCGACAGCATCGACCACATGTGGATGATGCGGTTCCTGGAACACCGGATCGGCGATGCCCGCGTCCTGCGGCTGATCCGCAAGTGGCTGACGGTCGGCGTGGTGGACGAGACGGGGAAACGGCAGCCGGCGACGGCCGGCAGCCCGCAAGGGGCGGTGGCATCGCCGCTGCTGGCCAACGTCTATCTCCACTACGTCTACGACCTGTGGGTCCGGCAGTGGCGCCAGCGCCACGCGACCGGGACCATGGCCGTGGTGCGCTACGCCGACGACACCGTCGTCGGGTTCGAGCACCGGTCGGACGCCGAGCGGTTCCTCGCGGACCTGCGGGAGCGCCTGGCGCGGTTCGCCCTGGAACTGAACGCCGACAAGACCCGCCTGATCGAGTTCGGCCGGCAGGCAGCTGCCGACCGGGCCAGGCGCGGCGCGGGCAAACCGGAGACCTTCGACTTCCTGGGCTTCACCCACATCTGTGGGCGGTCCCGGCGTGGCGGCTTCCTGCTGAAACGCCAGACCCGGCGCCAGCGCAAGCAGGCCAAGCTCAAGGAAATCAAGGAGGAACTCCGGCGACGCCGGCACCAGGGCATCCCGGAGCAAGGCCGGTGGCTGGGACAGGTGATGAGCGGCTTCTACGCCTACTTCGCCGTCCCGACCAACTACCGGGCCCTTGCCAACCTGCGCTACCATGTCGGCGTCCTGTGGATGAGGGCGCTGCGCCGGCGCAGCCAGAAGGACAAGACACCGTGGGAAAGCTCACGCGCCTTGCCGATCACTGGCTGCCACGGCCGCGCATCATCCATCCCTGGCCCGGAAACCGCTTTCGCGTCAAACACCCAAGGTGGGAGCCGGATGCCTTAA
- a CDS encoding DUF1045 domain-containing protein, protein MTARYALYFAPPPDSALWKFASRWLGRDAATGETLDPPDGVSPDWTADPRRYGFHATLKPPMALAPGRDEAELLAAAADFAAGHTRFTAPSLRLAELGRFLALIPSAPSEALDEFAAECVRAFDPFRAPPPASDLEKRRAHGLTPRQDDYLRHWGYPYVFEEFRFHMTLTGSLNDDARTAARSLLEPAVAPFTPDPLVIDALSIFKQDTRDAPFRIIARFGLP, encoded by the coding sequence ATGACCGCCCGCTACGCCCTTTACTTCGCCCCGCCCCCGGACAGCGCCCTGTGGAAATTCGCCAGCCGCTGGCTCGGCCGCGACGCGGCGACGGGCGAAACCCTCGATCCGCCGGACGGCGTGTCCCCGGACTGGACCGCCGATCCGCGCCGCTATGGGTTCCACGCCACCCTCAAGCCGCCCATGGCGCTGGCCCCGGGCCGGGACGAGGCGGAACTGCTGGCGGCGGCCGCTGACTTCGCCGCTGGCCATACCCGCTTCACCGCCCCCTCCCTCCGGTTGGCGGAGTTGGGCCGTTTCCTTGCCCTGATCCCCTCAGCCCCGTCGGAGGCTCTGGACGAGTTCGCCGCCGAGTGCGTGCGCGCCTTCGACCCGTTCCGCGCCCCGCCGCCGGCGTCCGATCTGGAAAAGCGCCGCGCCCATGGGCTGACGCCGCGCCAGGACGATTATCTCCGGCATTGGGGCTATCCCTATGTCTTCGAGGAGTTCCGCTTCCACATGACCCTGACCGGCAGCCTGAACGACGATGCCAGGACCGCCGCCAGGAGCCTGCTGGAACCGGCGGTGGCACCCTTCACCCCGGACCCGCTGGTGATCGACGCCCTGTCCATCTTCAAGCAGGACACCCGCGACGCCCCGTTCCGGATCATCGCCCGGTTCGGCCTGCCATAG
- a CDS encoding NAD(P)/FAD-dependent oxidoreductase — MNSAIHDAVIVGGGPAGAASACLLAKAGRSVVLFEREAGPHHKVCGEFVSVEAAAYLERLGLDLFRLGAQPIHSVRLVRGSAESSSRLPFPAFSLSREVMDEALLRAAADRGAEIRRGVAVRSLAEGEDRVTLQADGPVAARAALLATGKHDLRGHRRPPGSINDLIGFKQYLTLAPEQAARLAGHVEVLLFPGGYAGLQPAADGRANLCLVVAKPVHDRVGRRWDRLLDHLCEESPAFAARLAGATTCWERPLSIYGIPYGFVHRGDTASRRLHRLGDQLAVIPSFCGDGMAIALHSAFLASDRVLAGQAPLDGSAFAGQIRTATLLAQAIRRPALQGIAAGTVRLVPGLLKAIAYATRVPQQAIP, encoded by the coding sequence ATGAACTCCGCGATCCATGACGCCGTGATCGTCGGCGGCGGGCCGGCCGGCGCCGCGTCGGCCTGCCTGCTGGCGAAGGCCGGGCGCTCCGTCGTGCTGTTCGAGCGGGAGGCCGGCCCGCACCACAAGGTCTGCGGCGAGTTCGTCAGCGTCGAGGCCGCCGCGTACCTGGAGCGGCTGGGCCTGGACCTGTTCCGCCTCGGCGCGCAGCCGATCCATTCCGTCCGGCTGGTCCGGGGTTCGGCCGAGTCCTCGTCCCGCCTGCCTTTCCCGGCCTTCAGCCTGTCGCGCGAGGTGATGGACGAAGCCCTGCTGCGGGCGGCGGCGGACAGGGGCGCCGAGATCCGGCGCGGCGTCGCGGTCCGCTCCCTGGCCGAAGGCGAGGATCGCGTCACCCTCCAGGCGGACGGCCCGGTCGCCGCCCGGGCGGCGCTGCTCGCGACCGGCAAGCACGACCTGCGCGGCCACCGCCGGCCGCCCGGCTCCATCAACGACCTGATCGGGTTCAAGCAGTATCTGACGCTGGCGCCGGAACAGGCGGCACGCCTCGCCGGGCATGTGGAGGTGCTGCTGTTCCCCGGCGGCTATGCCGGTTTGCAGCCGGCGGCGGACGGAAGGGCCAACCTGTGCCTCGTGGTCGCCAAGCCGGTCCATGACCGGGTCGGGCGCCGGTGGGACAGGCTGCTGGATCATCTTTGCGAGGAGTCCCCCGCCTTCGCGGCCCGGCTGGCCGGCGCCACGACCTGCTGGGAGCGCCCGCTGTCGATCTACGGCATTCCCTATGGCTTCGTGCATCGGGGCGACACCGCGTCCCGGCGGCTGCACCGGCTGGGCGACCAGCTCGCGGTGATCCCGTCCTTCTGCGGCGACGGCATGGCGATCGCCCTCCACTCGGCCTTCCTGGCGTCCGACCGGGTGCTCGCCGGGCAGGCGCCGCTCGACGGATCGGCTTTCGCCGGGCAGATCCGCACCGCCACGCTGCTTGCCCAGGCGATCCGCCGCCCGGCGCTCCAGGGGATCGCGGCCGGTACCGTCAGGCTGGTGCCGGGACTGCTGAAGGCGATAGCATATGCTACCCGCGTTCCCCAGCAAGCGATCCCATGA
- a CDS encoding methyltransferase domain-containing protein — translation MDTEEVGFEEFQHCLRDLRRINLCTLAYRPTLTWLDRVVKRTGRSRLRILDVGFGYGDMLREIHRWAGRRGVEVELSGVDLNPWSARAAGLATPPDAGIDYRVGDLFDLPGSHHADVVISALFTHHLEDESLVRFLRWMEDRAGLGWFSNDLHRHAISHAFARAMVATLPVNRLVVHDAPLSVARAFTRADWERVIAEAGFAPGEVSVEWFTPFRYGVGRIK, via the coding sequence ATGGACACGGAGGAAGTCGGCTTCGAGGAGTTCCAGCACTGCCTGCGGGACCTGCGCCGGATCAACCTGTGTACCCTGGCATACCGCCCGACCCTGACCTGGCTCGACCGGGTGGTGAAGCGGACGGGGCGGAGCAGGCTGCGCATCCTGGACGTCGGCTTCGGTTATGGCGACATGCTGCGGGAGATCCACCGCTGGGCCGGCCGGCGCGGCGTCGAGGTCGAGCTGTCCGGGGTCGACCTGAACCCCTGGTCCGCCCGGGCGGCCGGGCTGGCGACACCGCCGGACGCCGGGATCGACTATCGGGTCGGCGATCTTTTCGACCTGCCCGGGAGCCATCATGCCGACGTGGTGATCAGCGCGCTGTTCACCCACCACCTGGAAGACGAGTCCCTCGTCCGCTTCCTGCGCTGGATGGAGGATCGTGCCGGTCTCGGCTGGTTCAGCAACGACCTGCACCGCCACGCGATCTCCCATGCCTTCGCCCGCGCGATGGTGGCCACGCTGCCGGTCAACCGGCTGGTGGTCCACGACGCCCCGCTCTCGGTGGCGCGGGCCTTCACCCGGGCCGACTGGGAGCGCGTGATCGCCGAGGCGGGCTTCGCGCCGGGAGAAGTCTCGGTCGAGTGGTTCACGCCGTTCCGCTACGGCGTCGGGCGGATCAAATGA
- a CDS encoding type III polyketide synthase, which translates to MPTAAYINAIGTAVPTHDVHDKFVSYAPALLTDERLRKLFRRMAERCQIEHRYSFFEPDPDPEVLDTGGFFTRGAFPDTATRMKFYERHALGLATASLEAAGIERHRDGITHLIVTSCTGFYAPGLDLELARHFGLDPSVERTIIGFMGCYAAMNALKAARHIVRSEPGSKVAIVNLELCTLHLQETADIEEILSFLIFADGCSACLVSAEPDGIELQGFRATVIPGSADQITWHIGRNGFDMRLAGTVPGTIGQGLPDALPSILQGRSPSDVELWAVHPGGRSILDAVAGAIEGKGDQLSDSRAVLRDYGNMSSATVMFVLKRMLDRFRDTRMGGNGLGCAMAFGPGLTAESMLFRLAAA; encoded by the coding sequence ATGCCTACCGCCGCCTACATCAACGCGATCGGAACCGCGGTTCCAACCCATGACGTCCACGACAAGTTCGTCAGCTACGCCCCGGCCCTGCTGACCGACGAGCGCCTGCGAAAGCTGTTCCGCCGGATGGCGGAGCGGTGCCAGATCGAACACCGCTATTCCTTCTTCGAGCCGGACCCCGACCCGGAGGTCCTGGATACCGGCGGCTTCTTCACGCGCGGCGCCTTTCCCGACACCGCCACGCGGATGAAGTTCTACGAGCGGCACGCGCTCGGCCTCGCCACCGCCAGCCTGGAAGCCGCCGGGATCGAGCGGCACCGCGACGGGATCACCCACCTGATCGTGACGTCCTGCACCGGCTTCTACGCCCCCGGCCTGGACCTGGAGCTGGCGCGCCACTTCGGCCTGGACCCGTCGGTGGAGCGGACCATCATCGGCTTCATGGGCTGCTACGCCGCCATGAACGCGCTGAAGGCGGCCCGGCACATCGTGCGGTCCGAGCCCGGCTCGAAGGTCGCGATCGTCAACCTGGAACTCTGCACCCTGCACCTCCAGGAGACCGCGGACATCGAGGAGATCCTGAGCTTCCTGATCTTCGCCGACGGCTGCTCCGCCTGCCTGGTCAGCGCCGAGCCGGACGGGATCGAGCTTCAGGGTTTCCGGGCCACGGTGATCCCCGGCAGCGCCGACCAGATCACCTGGCATATCGGCCGCAACGGCTTCGACATGCGGCTGGCCGGGACCGTTCCCGGCACCATCGGCCAGGGGCTTCCCGACGCATTGCCGTCGATCCTCCAGGGCCGCAGCCCGTCCGACGTGGAACTGTGGGCGGTCCATCCCGGCGGGCGCTCGATCCTGGACGCCGTCGCCGGGGCGATAGAGGGAAAGGGCGACCAGCTCTCCGACTCGCGGGCGGTGCTGCGCGACTACGGCAACATGTCGTCGGCGACGGTCATGTTCGTGCTGAAGCGCATGCTCGACCGCTTCCGCGATACCCGAATGGGCGGCAACGGGCTGGGCTGCGCCATGGCCTTCGGGCCGGGGCTGACGGCGGAAAGCATGCTGTTCCGCCTCGCCGCGGCATGA
- a CDS encoding glycosyltransferase, protein MENFAWVCAWLAMIPAVMTVWNLLLYRPPPKSGQAPGGGRAGVSVLIPARNEADKIEASVRAALASAGVDLEVVVLDDHSTDGTADVVRAIGDPRVRVEQAPALPAGWSGKQHACWHLAKLARYPLLVFVDADVRLAPDGLARMAAFMAKHPAAGLASGFPRQETGTWPERLVIPMIHFLLLGYLPFIGMRLSGAPGLGAGCGQLFIARADAYARAGGHAEIKQSLHDGIKLPRAFRRAGIHTELFDADEIATCRMYRSGTEVWQGFTKNATEGMATPVGLPVWTALLAGGHILPFLLLPGLLLFDGPPEALFPACVGIAVALGTRLALAFRFEQSIASAFLHPVGVTIMLAIQWSALWTSLRGRPSTWRGRAYPTGES, encoded by the coding sequence ATGGAGAATTTCGCCTGGGTCTGCGCCTGGCTCGCCATGATTCCGGCCGTGATGACGGTGTGGAACCTGCTGCTCTACCGCCCGCCGCCGAAGTCCGGCCAGGCGCCAGGCGGAGGGCGGGCCGGCGTTTCCGTGCTGATCCCCGCGCGCAACGAGGCGGACAAGATCGAGGCTTCCGTCCGGGCGGCGCTGGCGAGCGCCGGGGTCGACCTGGAGGTGGTCGTGCTGGACGACCATTCCACCGACGGCACGGCCGACGTGGTGCGCGCCATCGGCGACCCGCGCGTGCGGGTCGAGCAGGCCCCCGCCCTTCCCGCGGGGTGGTCGGGCAAGCAGCATGCCTGCTGGCATCTGGCGAAGCTGGCCCGATATCCGCTGCTGGTCTTCGTCGATGCCGACGTGAGGCTGGCGCCCGATGGCCTCGCCCGCATGGCCGCGTTCATGGCGAAGCACCCCGCGGCAGGCCTGGCCAGCGGCTTCCCGCGCCAGGAAACCGGGACATGGCCGGAGCGGCTGGTCATTCCGATGATCCATTTCCTGCTGCTGGGCTATCTGCCCTTCATCGGGATGCGCCTGTCCGGGGCGCCTGGGCTGGGAGCCGGATGCGGCCAGCTCTTCATCGCCCGCGCCGATGCCTATGCCCGCGCCGGCGGTCATGCCGAGATCAAGCAGTCGCTCCACGACGGGATCAAGCTGCCGCGCGCCTTCCGCCGCGCCGGCATCCATACCGAGCTGTTCGACGCCGACGAGATCGCCACCTGCCGCATGTACCGCAGCGGGACCGAGGTCTGGCAGGGCTTCACCAAGAACGCGACCGAGGGGATGGCAACCCCCGTCGGGCTGCCGGTCTGGACCGCCCTGCTGGCCGGGGGCCATATCCTGCCGTTCCTGCTGCTGCCGGGCCTGCTGCTGTTCGACGGCCCGCCCGAGGCGCTGTTCCCGGCCTGCGTCGGCATCGCCGTGGCGCTCGGCACCCGCCTCGCCCTGGCGTTCCGTTTCGAGCAGAGCATCGCCAGCGCCTTCCTGCATCCCGTCGGCGTCACGATCATGCTGGCGATCCAGTGGTCGGCCCTGTGGACCTCGCTGCGCGGCCGGCCCTCCACCTGGCGCGGGCGCGCTTATCCCACGGGCGAATCATGA
- a CDS encoding lysophospholipid acyltransferase family protein produces MTPAEAVRSARSPRIVRLFGPYMCRYVARRFHGVRLARGTFPDLPPDRPVIVCSNHPSWWDPAMFMVLATLRFPGRFGYGPMEAKALERYGFMRRIGLFGIEPGTPRGAATFLKVCTGLLDDPRTMLWITAEGSFTDARIRPVSLRPGIAHLARRVEGASVVPLALEYPFWDERTPEALCRFGPVMRSGGGTVEEWQARLESALAETMDALAADSMARDPARFEPLMKGAAGVGGVYDLWRRAKALARGERFHPEHGRDHP; encoded by the coding sequence ATGACGCCGGCCGAGGCGGTGCGGTCAGCACGGTCGCCCCGCATCGTCCGGCTGTTCGGCCCCTACATGTGCCGCTACGTCGCGCGCCGCTTCCACGGCGTGCGGCTGGCGCGCGGCACGTTCCCCGACCTTCCGCCCGACCGGCCCGTGATCGTCTGTTCCAACCATCCCTCGTGGTGGGACCCGGCGATGTTCATGGTGCTGGCGACGCTGCGCTTCCCCGGACGCTTCGGCTACGGCCCGATGGAGGCGAAGGCGCTGGAGCGGTACGGCTTCATGCGCCGGATCGGCCTGTTCGGGATCGAGCCCGGCACGCCGCGCGGTGCGGCGACCTTCCTGAAGGTCTGCACCGGGCTGCTGGACGATCCCCGCACCATGCTGTGGATCACGGCGGAGGGGAGCTTCACCGACGCCCGGATCCGGCCGGTCTCCCTGCGCCCCGGCATCGCCCATCTGGCGCGCCGGGTCGAGGGCGCCTCGGTCGTGCCGCTGGCGCTGGAATATCCCTTCTGGGACGAGCGCACGCCCGAGGCGCTGTGCCGCTTCGGGCCGGTGATGCGGAGCGGCGGCGGCACGGTCGAGGAATGGCAGGCCCGCCTTGAATCGGCACTGGCCGAAACCATGGACGCCCTCGCCGCCGACTCCATGGCCCGCGATCCCGCCCGCTTCGAGCCGCTGATGAAGGGCGCCGCCGGTGTGGGCGGCGTCTACGACCTGTGGCGCCGCGCCAAGGCGCTGGCCCGCGGCGAACGCTTCCACCCCGAACACGGCAGGGATCACCCGTGA
- a CDS encoding phytoene desaturase family protein, which yields MSGRNGGQAGGRIGVIGGGLGGLAAACTLAARGHKVVLFEANAWAGGKAAVLEESGFRFDMGPTILTVPRVLRRIFAEAGRDMDRELDLVRLDPQWRCFFEDGSVLDLVEDVETMAAELDRYAPGSKAGAGYRDFIARSKRLHEVSDRFFFWKSVEDIKDTLNFKANLNASTLSDVLSLRMGSTVAGTVRKHVPDARIAQMLDHFVQYVGSSPYGAPAVLCSIAHMQTDGGVWYPMGGTRAVPLALEKLARELGVEFRLNTGVRKILTSQGRATGVETASGETVGLDAVVSNMDSVRTYRELVGGEVGVNFERKRKPEPACSGVVLYLGLDRAYEHLAHHDFVFSRDAEEEFDWIYRKGEPAPDPTCYIAAPARTEPGVAPPGGEALYVLVHTPYLRPHHDWSKMLPAYRRVILDKLARTGGMKDLESRIKVERWLTPQDIHDRYRVLNGAIYGLASHGRFFGAFKPGNRSRELAGLYLAGGAAHPGPGMPMVMMSGWIAADTLDQDMGGAAQPAAFETAPRPTASVA from the coding sequence GTGAGCGGCCGGAACGGCGGCCAGGCCGGAGGCAGGATCGGCGTGATCGGCGGCGGGCTGGGCGGCCTGGCGGCGGCCTGCACCCTGGCGGCGCGCGGCCACAAGGTCGTGCTGTTCGAGGCGAACGCCTGGGCCGGCGGCAAGGCCGCGGTGCTGGAGGAGAGCGGTTTCCGCTTCGACATGGGGCCGACCATCCTGACGGTGCCGCGCGTCCTCCGGCGGATCTTCGCCGAGGCCGGGCGCGACATGGACCGGGAACTCGACCTGGTGCGGCTCGACCCTCAATGGCGCTGCTTCTTCGAGGACGGCTCCGTCCTGGACCTGGTCGAGGACGTCGAGACCATGGCGGCCGAGCTGGACCGCTACGCTCCGGGCAGCAAGGCGGGCGCCGGATACCGCGACTTCATCGCCCGCTCCAAGCGGCTGCACGAGGTGTCCGACCGGTTCTTCTTCTGGAAGTCGGTAGAGGACATCAAGGACACGCTGAACTTCAAGGCGAACCTGAACGCCTCCACCCTGTCGGACGTGCTGAGCCTGCGCATGGGCTCCACCGTCGCCGGCACGGTGCGCAAGCACGTCCCCGACGCCCGGATCGCCCAGATGCTGGACCATTTCGTCCAGTATGTCGGATCGTCGCCCTACGGCGCTCCGGCGGTGCTGTGCTCGATCGCGCACATGCAGACCGACGGCGGCGTCTGGTACCCCATGGGCGGCACCCGCGCCGTGCCCCTGGCGCTGGAGAAGCTGGCCCGCGAGCTGGGCGTCGAGTTCCGGCTGAACACCGGGGTGCGGAAAATCCTGACCTCCCAGGGCCGCGCCACCGGGGTCGAGACCGCGTCGGGCGAGACCGTGGGGCTGGACGCCGTGGTGTCCAACATGGACTCGGTGCGGACATACCGCGAGCTGGTCGGCGGCGAGGTCGGCGTCAATTTCGAGCGGAAGCGGAAGCCGGAGCCGGCCTGCTCCGGCGTCGTGCTGTATCTGGGCCTCGACCGCGCCTACGAGCACCTGGCCCACCACGACTTCGTCTTCTCCCGCGACGCGGAGGAGGAGTTCGACTGGATCTACCGCAAGGGGGAGCCGGCGCCGGACCCGACCTGCTACATCGCGGCCCCGGCGCGGACCGAGCCGGGCGTCGCCCCGCCCGGCGGCGAGGCGCTCTACGTCCTGGTCCACACCCCCTATCTCCGCCCGCACCATGACTGGTCCAAGATGCTTCCGGCCTACCGCCGGGTGATCCTGGACAAGCTGGCGCGGACCGGCGGAATGAAGGACCTGGAAAGCCGCATCAAGGTCGAGCGCTGGCTGACGCCCCAGGACATCCACGACCGCTACCGCGTGCTGAACGGCGCCATCTACGGCCTGGCGAGCCACGGCAGGTTCTTCGGCGCCTTCAAGCCGGGCAACAGGAGCCGCGAGCTGGCCGGACTGTACCTGGCGGGCGGCGCCGCCCATCCGGGTCCGGGCATGCCGATGGTCATGATGTCGGGCTGGATCGCGGCCGACACGCTGGACCAGGACATGGGCGGCGCCGCGCAGCCGGCGGCGTTCGAGACGGCTCCCCGGCCGACGGCCAGCGTGGCATGA